Proteins from a single region of Heterodontus francisci isolate sHetFra1 chromosome 29, sHetFra1.hap1, whole genome shotgun sequence:
- the LOC137346040 gene encoding BTB/POZ domain-containing protein 17-like, whose product MMDAKEPTETLDHQSKFMGTFSTLFNKEELSDIQLIVNKKLTLKAHRFILAVHSDVFKSMLDTKRWSDSKRQIVNLTEEEDCVAYFQDFLRYLYSGTVTLSSENVLSLHILSEKYNIQELRESSQRFMLANVASLGTSNHAITWHRYAKLVGLGQLEEECLRFIVWNVGTVIKSPDWALIEPHQLSALLQRNDMVVEDEVVLFQALVSWLSLHPTHTEEMLAHIRYPMMSPEKLFDLQVPGCLPERIASYLLRESLLIYQAQVLSMEAIGQRHDITALPFTMRMYTSGSFSQLWDIPGYQAMNKTALSTSLSTRLFQVKTQWTLTYSPKGQTIITQQKDYNYSYNGYRQVVQEDDFSTLTVWLNGCEAADTNHSHKLSVLLYRCVSGHWFVCDVKTLQVPHTGNVKINDLIPLSERDKYVSNDTMKLHLIGHTIWEKY is encoded by the coding sequence ATGATGGATGCCAAGGAGCCCACAGAGACTCTGGATCATCAGAGTAAGTTCATGGGGACTTTCTCCACCCTTTTCAACAAGGAGGAGCTCAGTGACATCCAACTGATTGTGAACAAGAAGCTCACCCTGAAAGCCCACAGGTTCATCTTGGCTGTGCACAGTGACGTCTTCAAGTCCATGTTGGATACGAAGCGTTGGTCTGATTCCAAACGCCAGATTGTCAACCTCACTGAGGAAGAAGACTGCGTTGCCTACTTCCAAGACTTCTTAAGATACCTCTACAGTGGGACTGTCACCCTCAGCAGTGAGAACGTGCTTTCTCTTCACATTCTGTCAGAAAAGTACAACATCCAGGAGCTGAGAGAAAGCAGTCAGAGGTTCATGTTGGCTAATGTAGCCTCCCTGGGCACCTCTAACCATGCCATCACTTGGCACAGATACGCCAAGCTGGTAGGCCTTGGCCAACTGGAAGAGGAATGCCTCAGGTTTATTGTCTGGAATGTCGGCACTGTGATCAAGTCCCCAGACTGGGCATTGATAGAGCCCCACCAACTCTCTGCTCTCCTCCAAAGAAATGACATGGTGGTGGAAGATGAAGTGGTCCTTTTCCAAGCCCTGGTGAGTTGGCTTTCCCTGCATCCCACTCACACTGAGGAAATGCTGGCCCATATTAGATATCCTATGATGTCTCCTGAGAAGCTGTTTGACCTGCAAGTCCCGGGATGTCTACCCGAGCGAATCGCTTCCTACCTGCTCCGTGAGAGCCTGCTGATCTACCAAGCCCAGGTTTTGTCCATGGAAGCTATTGGCCAACGCCATGACATCACCGCCCTCCCTTTCACCATGAGGATGTACACATCAGGAAGTTTCAGCCAACTCTGGGACATCCCAGGATATCAGGCAATGAATAAAACTGCTCTTAGTACATCTCTATCCACCAGACTATTTCAGGTGAAGACTCAATGGACTCTCACCTATTCCCCAAAAGGTCAAACGATTATAACCCAGCAGAAAGATTATAACTACTCATACAATGGATATCGTCAAGTTGTGCAAGAAGATGACTTTTCAACTCTAACTGTCTGGCTGAATGGCTGTGAAGCAGCTGACACCAACCACTCTCACAAGTTGAGTGTGCTGCTTTACCGATGTGTCAGTGGCCACTGGTTTGTGTGTGACGTGAAGACCCTCCAGGTCCCACACACGGGGAACGTCAAAATAAACGATCTGATCCCCCTGTCGGAGCGGGACAAGTATGTAAGCAACGACACCATGAAGCTGCATCTCATCGGTCACACCATCTGGGAGAAATATTAG